From a region of the Canis lupus dingo isolate Sandy chromosome 5, ASM325472v2, whole genome shotgun sequence genome:
- the LOC112671545 gene encoding stromelysin-1: MQNLPALLLFCGVVCSAYPVDRAAEDENNNMELTQQYLENYYNLGKDVKPFVRRRNSGPVVEKIREMQKFLGLEVTGKVDSDTLAMMRRPRCGVPDVGDFTTFPGMPKWRKTHLTYRIMNYTPDLPRDAVDSAIEKALNVWKEVTPLTFSRTDEGEADIKISFAVRDHGDFNPFDGPGNVLGHAYPPGPGIYGDAHFDDDEQWTSDTSGTNLFLVAAHELGHSLGLFHSADPSALMYPVYNVLADLARFHLSQDDVNGIQSLYGGPPSDSSNDPVVPTESVPPGPGTPAACDPTLSFDAISTLRGEFLFFKDRHFWRKSLRTLEPGFYLISSFWPSLPSGLDAAYEETSKDIVFIFKGNQFWAMRGTEVQAGYPKGIHTLGFPPTVKKIDAAVFDKEKKKTYFFVGDKYWRFDEKRQSMEPGFPKQIAEDFPGVDSKVDAAFEAFGFYYFFNGSSQLEFDPNAKKVTHVLKSNSWLNC, encoded by the exons ATGCAGAACCTTCCAGCTCTACTGCTCTTCTGTGGGGTTGTGTGCTCAGCCTATCCAGTGGACAGAGCTGCAGAGGATGAGAACAACAACATGGAACTCACCCAG CAATACCTAGAAAACTACTACAACCTTGGGAAAGATGTGAAACCATTTGTCAGAAGAAGGAACAGTGGTCCTGTCGTTGAAAAAATCCGAGAAATGCAGAAGTTCCTCGGGTTGGAGGTGACAGGGAAGGTGGACTCGGACACCCTGGCGATGATGCGCAGGCCCAGGTGTGGCGTTCCTGACGTCGGTGACTTCACCACCTTCCCTGGCATGCCCAAGTGGAGGAAAACTCACCTTACTTACAG aattatgAATTATACACCAGATTTGCCAAGAGATGCTGTTGATTCTGCCATTGAGAAAGCTCTGAATGTCTGGAAGGAGGTGACTCCACTTACTTTCTCCAGGACTGATGAAGGAGAGGCTGACATAAAGATTTCTTTTGCAGTTAGAG ATCACGGAGACTTTAACCCTTTTGATGGACCTGGAAATGTTTTGGGTCATGCCTACCCACCTGGGCCTGGCATTTATGGAGATGCCCACTTTGACGATGATGAACAATGGACAAGCGATACATCAG GAACCAATTTATTCCTCGTTGCTGCTCATGAGCTTGGCCATTCCCTGGGTCTCTTTCACTCGGCTGACCCTAGCGCTCTGATGTACCCAGTCTACAATGTATTGGCAGATCTGGCCCGCTTCCATCTTTCTCAAGATGATGTGAATGGCATCCAGTCCCTGTATGGTG GACCTCCCTCTGATTCCTCCAATGACCCCGTGGTGCCCACGGAATCTGTGCCTCCAGGACCTGGGACACCAGCTGCATGTGACCCCACTTTGTCCTTCGACGCAATCAGCACCCTGAGGGGAGAGTTCCTGTTCTTTAAAGACAG acATTTTTGGCGAAAATCCCTCAGGACACTTGAACCTGGGTTCTATTTAATCTCTTCATTTTGGCCATCCCTTCCTTCAGGCTTGGATGCCGCATATGAAGAGACTAGCAAggatattgttttcatttttaaag gAAATCAGTTCTGGGCCATGAGAGGAACTGAGGTACAAGCCGGTTATCCAAAAGGCATCCACACCCTGGGTTTTCCTCCAACCGTGAAGAAAATTGATGCAGCTGTTTTTGataaggagaagaagaaaacgTACTTCTTCGTAGGAGACAAATACTGGCG ATTTGATGAGAAGAGACAATCCATGGAGCCAGGCTTTCCCAAGCAAATAGCAGAAGACTTTCCAGGGGTTGACTCGAAGGTTGATGCTGCGTTTGAAGCATTTG GGTTTTACTATTTCTTCAATGGATCTTCACAGTTGGAGTTTGACCCAAATGCAAAGAAAGTGACACATGTTTTGAAGAGCAACAGCTGGTTGAATTGTTGA